CAGAGACGCGGTTTCTTCTATACCGGGAACCACTTGATTGATAATGGTTCCCGCAGTTTGCGCGGAACCGACCGTTTTTACGGACAGCTCGCTTATCTCGGCCGCGGCGTGCTGACTCCGCTCGGCAAGCTTCCGTACTTCACTCGCCACGACGGCAAAACCTTTGCCGGCCTCTCCGGCACGGGCGGCTTCGATCGCCGCGTTCAGCGCGAGCAGATTCGTCTGACTGGCGATATCGTTGATAATGCCGATCTTCGCCGAAATATCGGTAATATCGGTAACCGATTCCTGAACGGATTGTCCGCCGGCTTTACTGTCTTCAACGGATTTTTTTGCAATGCTGCCCGTTTTAACGGCGTTGTCGGTACTCTGCCGAATATTCGCGGCCATTTCTTCCATAGTCGAAGACATTTCCTCCGTTGAAGCCGCCTGCTCGGACGCACCTGCGGAAACCTGCTGACTGGTGGAACTGATCTACCGCGCTCCTTCCGAAACCTGCGACGAAATCGAATTGATGTTCGTGATGATACTGGTCAGATTTCCCACCATGGTATCGAGTGCGCTCCCCATCCGCCCCAACTCGTCCCGTCGGCTCAGAACCTTCTGCCGGCGTTCGAGTGTCAAATGCTCAAGCAGCAAATCACCCTCCGCAAGGCTTTCGATGCCGGCCTGAACGGTACTGACGCAGCTAACGATTGAATTGCTGATCGAAAGCGCAATGATCAGCCCGGCTGCAATCGCGAAGATCACGACCGCAAGCAGCAGCCCCGTACTTTGCCGGTACACGGCGCCGGCGGCTTGTTCCACCGCAACGGATTCCGCTTCATTATACTTGACCAATTCCAGACATTTGTCCGAAATCGTATTATACAACGACAGGGATTCACCGAGCGAAAGCGTCATGGCGGCGCTTCTGTTTCCGACACGACTGAAATCAAGCTGCTGCTTGCTGATCACCAAATACCGGTTCCACAGCTGCAGCAGTTCCCGCATCAGTTCGTCGTCGCCGGAATCCACGCTGGCCTGTTCATAAGACCCGAATTCTTCCGTAATCTGCGTTTTCGCCTGTTCCAGCAGCGCGTCAACCGTCGCCATTTCTTCCGCCGATTCGGAAACGATGTGCCAAAATTCATTGGCACGGTACTGTGATATATCGTTGTTTATCAGACCCGCAAACAGCACGGCCGGCAGATTTTTTTTCGTTATGACCGCAGTTGCGGCGTTCATTTTCGACATATTGTAAAACGAAAACCCCGCGGCTGCCACAATAATGACGATAAGGATGCCGAATCCGCCCAGTAAGGTTGTCTGTAACGATTTTTTCATAAAGTCCCCCTTATATTACAGCTTATCTGCAAAAACTACGATACGGCGCAGAATCTGCATCATGCGTAAGAATACCCCCCCCCCCCCCCGCAATTTGTCAATACGCCGAATCCCTTTTTATCGCTTTTTTTGTATACTAGTTTTACCTTTTCAGGATTTCAATTCCGGTTTCAGCTTCACCAGAACGTCAACGGCAGCGTTACGCTCGTTTTCATCGGCAAATCCGATAAACACGACGCCCGATGTGCGCGTTACGACTTTCAAAGAACGTGCGTACAGCGATTCCTGCTCGGAACCGTCTTCATACGAAAGCGTCGGAAGCGCCGTAATGTCGCTCAGCAAAAAAAAGCGCCCGTCGGCAACGAGCGCGTGTTCATACACGCCCGCCATTCCGCCCAAAATGCGGTCGCGAATAACGACTTCAGCCCCGAACAGTGCGCAGCCGCACAACACGGCGTTCACCGGCAGGCCGAAATCGCGCACTGTTTGCAGTACGATTAAAAGCGGCGCGCAGACGAGTACCGCGTACATCAGCGCATTTTGCTTCCGTTTGAGCGGGAGCACCGGAGCGCCGGCCTTACGGCGAAGTTTTTTCAGCCGCAGCGGCCAGCTTACGAGTAGCGCTGCGTACGCTGCGTACGCAACGGCGCGGAGTATTACGTTCATATTCATATGCACTGTACTAACATATATACCAGTTGTCTGCAAGAGGGGTACTGCACGGCAGGGAAAGAGTCCGGGAATTCAGCGCACTTCACGTTTCACACAACTCGCGGCGCCCTGCCGCCGTAACTGTAATACGTTTTGCTCTATCGTTCTGATAATTTTCTTAAACGCTTCGTCACTTTTTCCGGTCGGATCGTCGAGCCCCCAGTCTTCGCGATGTCTGCACGGCAGAAAAGGGCACTGAACGCTGCATCCCATGGTAACGACGATATCCACGGGAGGTATATCGGCAAGCGATTTGGAATGTTGCGTTTTTTCCATGTCTATGCCGTACAATTCTTTCATAAGCCTGACGGCATCCTGATTGATTCGCACGGCGGGTTCCGTTCCCGCAGAATGAAATTCAAATCCGTCGCCGGCCAAACGGTTGCCGAGCGCTTCGGCAATTTGACTTCGGCAGGAATTATGTACGCAAACGAACGCAACTTTCAGTTTATCCATACGCCGGTCATCCGCTGACTTTTTGCAGGATTTTCACCACGTCGTCGGTGCTGCACACCGTACCGTACGCAACGACTTTGCCGTCGACCACGAGTGCCGGCGTACTCATGACACCGTACGCCGCGATCTGCCCGAAATCGGTAACGTGTTCAATCGCCGTATCCATTCCGAGAATTTTAAGCGCTTCCACCGTATTCGCTTCAAGCTGATTGCATTTTGCACAGCCGGAACCCAGAATTTTTACGCTTGCCCCGACCGTTTCCGCTTTTTTCTTCGTCACGGCAGTTTCCGCCTTTCCGCTACCGCAATCACAGCCGCTACCGCTACCGCAGCGGGATTTTTTTTTACCGAATAATCCCATAATGGACAGCTCCTTATCTATTCTCGCTGCATATCCGTTCAACGATGTCCACCGCATCGGCGATGCACTGCGGACATTTCGTACCGAACAATCCTTTTTCTTTTATAATGGCCATATCTTCAGGATCGGACACATCATACCCCAGTAATTCTTTACACACGACGGATTTATGTTTACTGCAAAACCGTTTGTTGAAGTCGACGGCCAAAGCGTAGGCTTTCGATTTCTGATCGCCGTTTTCCGCTTCGTAATGACCGTATTTTAACCCCAAGACCAATAAAGCCCCCGATACGGCCCCGCACAGCTGCCCGCAGCGAGCACCGCCGCCGAATTCCGTGCCCAGTTTTAAAGCCAGTTCTTCGCTGACACCCATTTCCGTTGCAAACGAAGCGAACACAGCTTGCGAACAATTGAAATTGTTTTCAAAATACGCCAACGCTTTTTCCTTGTGCAGCATAATTTATGCCTCCTCAATTATATGAATAAAAATTGCAGCGCATTAAACAGATATCCGGCAAGCATGATACCCGCCGTACAGATACCGATAAACGTACCGAGCAGCTTCGGCTTTACCGCTTTCCGGAGCATGATCAGCGACGGGAGCGAAAGCGTCGTAACCGCCATCATAAACGACAGTACCGTACCCAGCTGCGCGCCCTTGAAAAGAAGCGCTTCCGCAACGGGTATGGTACCGAAAATATCGGCGTACAGCGGAACGCCGAGCAAAACGGCCAGAACGACGCCAAACGGATTGCCGGACCCCAAAACGGTTTCAATCCAAGTTTCAGGAATCCAGTTGTGAATCACCGCTCCTATTCCCACACCGACGAGAATATACGGAAACACTTTTTTAAAGGTAAATGCAACTTGCGCGCCCGCATAGGTAAAACGGTCGTTTTGCGATACCGAGACGGCTTCGATATCCGCAGCGGGAACGTTTTTGATAAAATCTTCCACGTAGGTTTCCATGTGCAGTTTTTCAATCAGCGTACCGCCTGCAACCGCAATAATCAAACCGAAAACGACGTATACCACCGCAACGTTCCAGCCGAAAATGCTCGTCAGCAGCACCAAAGAACCGAGATCTACCATAGGGGAAGAAATCAGAAATGAAAAAGTTACGCCGAGCGGCAAACCGGCACCGGTAAAACCGATAAAGAGCGGAATGGATGAGCAGGAACAAAACGGGGTAACCGTTCCCAGCAGCGCGGCAACGATATTTGCCCACACTCCGTGAAACCGCCCCAGTATTTTCCTGCTTTTTTCAGGCGGAAAATAGCTTTGAACGTATGAAATGAGAAAAATCAGAAAACAAAGCAGTACCGTAATTTTTACCGTATCATACAAAAAGAACCGGACGCTGCCGCCAATCCTGCCCGTTACGTCAAGACCGAACAGTGAAAGAAAGCGGCCGATACCGGCGTTCAGCCACTTCATTCCGAAAACCTGATCCTGCAAAAACGTACCGATGTTTTCCAGAAAGCCCATTCAAAAACCTCCAAACGTATTTATATATTTATATATATCAATACGAATAACACAATATGCCGCACCCCGAATGTGCCTGATATCAGGACTTGCCGAACGTTTGCCCGCACGCAGATTCCGGCGGCAACGTATATCTTGAAATCATGTTTCTCAATACGGTACTCCCGTTTTTGCAAATGGAATAATAAATCCATTTGCCGTGCTTGCGCCCCGTGACGATCCCCGCATCACACAAAAGTTTCATATGATGCGATAAAGTAGGCTGCATAATGGAAAGCGCTTCCAGCAGCACGCACCCGCATTTTTCACCGCTCAAAAGCAACTCAAGTATTGCCAAACGGTTTTCATCGGCAAGCGCCTTAATGAGTTTTACGTCTTCCCTATAATCCGCTGCCATCCCGTTCACCTCACATCGACATACTTGAATGTTTATACTCTACTTTATAGATTTAAGTTTGTCAATGTATTTATACCGATTCTTTCTGCCGGTGCCATTATTTTCACGGAGGCAGCTTACTTGACGGTTTCAACGCGATATGCGCAACCGGGCCCGACGGCATCGGATTTTTTGCCGAAACAAGTTGCGATTTTTTTTCAGGAAAAGGGTTACAAAAAAGCTGAATGCATATATAATGGTACACAAGAATCGCACAAAACATATACGGAGAGAACTATGGAAGCGAAAATATTCTTGGAACGGACAGGCGTCGTCTGCCTGTCGTTCGTGCTGACACTGATACTTTGCGTGATCGTCGTATGTATTGCCGTACGGATCAACAGTTCGGGAAAACCCGTGCAATATGAAGACGAAAACGGAGCCGAAGTGCGCGGCAGCATCGCGGAAAAAGGTTTTCTACCGGTAAACGGCAAAAATCTCGGCTACATCATAAAAAGCAAAAACGAACGGAATCCGGTACTGCTGTATCTGCACGGCGGAATGCCGGATTATTTTCTGACCGAATTGTATCCCACCGGACTCGACGATCTGTTTACCGTCGTCTGGCTTGAGCAACGGGGATCCGGCCTGTCGTACGATCCGAAACACGCGGATGCAAAAATTTCGCTCGACGACCTGATCGCCGATACGAAGGCGGTTACCGACTATCTGCGCGAACGGTTCGGACAGGATAAAATCTATCTTATGGGACATTCGGGCGGAACGTATCTCGCCGTCAAAACGGTGCAAACGTATCCCGAACTGTATAACGCGTATATCGCCGTTGCACAGGTAACGAATCAAAAATTATCGGAACTGAAAGCATACGAGTATATTTTGGAACAATACCGAAACACTCCGGCTCGAAAAAAGCAATATGAAAAATTAGAAGAACACCCCGTTACGC
This sequence is a window from Treponema brennaborense DSM 12168. Protein-coding genes within it:
- a CDS encoding methyl-accepting chemotaxis protein: MEEMAANIRQSTDNAVKTGSIAKKSVEDSKAGGQSVQESVTDITDISAKIGIINDIASQTNLLALNAAIEAARAGEAGKGFAVVASEVRKLAERSQHAAAEISELSVKTVGSAQTAGTIINQVVPGIEETASLVDEIVAASKEQDSGAQQVNKAIMQLNTVVQQNASASEELAAMAEELSGFAENLMETIRFFKIKESAAGAQKRPPAAVQKRAAAVPASAITTAAVKTSAEPVGKTAPKPLLKPAVKSASGTVASALSDSDFEEF
- a CDS encoding MCP four helix bundle domain-containing protein translates to MKKSLQTTLLGGFGILIVIIVAAAGFSFYNMSKMNAATAVITKKNLPAVLFAGLINNDISQYRANEFWHIVSESAEEMATVDALLEQAKTQITEEFGSYEQASVDSGDDELMRELLQLWNRYLVISKQQLDFSRVGNRSAAMTLSLGESLSLYNTISDKCLELVKYNEAESVAVEQAAGAVYRQSTGLLLAVVIFAIAAGLIIALSISNSIVSCVSTVQAGIESLAEGDLLLEHLTLERRQKVLSRRDELGRMGSALDTMVGNLTSIITNINSISSQVSEGAR
- a CDS encoding arsenate reductase ArsC — its product is MDKLKVAFVCVHNSCRSQIAEALGNRLAGDGFEFHSAGTEPAVRINQDAVRLMKELYGIDMEKTQHSKSLADIPPVDIVVTMGCSVQCPFLPCRHREDWGLDDPTGKSDEAFKKIIRTIEQNVLQLRRQGAASCVKREVR
- a CDS encoding thioredoxin family protein — translated: MGLFGKKKSRCGSGSGCDCGSGKAETAVTKKKAETVGASVKILGSGCAKCNQLEANTVEALKILGMDTAIEHVTDFGQIAAYGVMSTPALVVDGKVVAYGTVCSTDDVVKILQKVSG
- a CDS encoding C-GCAxxG-C-C family protein; the protein is MLHKEKALAYFENNFNCSQAVFASFATEMGVSEELALKLGTEFGGGARCGQLCGAVSGALLVLGLKYGHYEAENGDQKSKAYALAVDFNKRFCSKHKSVVCKELLGYDVSDPEDMAIIKEKGLFGTKCPQCIADAVDIVERICSENR
- a CDS encoding permease translates to MGFLENIGTFLQDQVFGMKWLNAGIGRFLSLFGLDVTGRIGGSVRFFLYDTVKITVLLCFLIFLISYVQSYFPPEKSRKILGRFHGVWANIVAALLGTVTPFCSCSSIPLFIGFTGAGLPLGVTFSFLISSPMVDLGSLVLLTSIFGWNVAVVYVVFGLIIAVAGGTLIEKLHMETYVEDFIKNVPAADIEAVSVSQNDRFTYAGAQVAFTFKKVFPYILVGVGIGAVIHNWIPETWIETVLGSGNPFGVVLAVLLGVPLYADIFGTIPVAEALLFKGAQLGTVLSFMMAVTTLSLPSLIMLRKAVKPKLLGTFIGICTAGIMLAGYLFNALQFLFI
- a CDS encoding ArsR/SmtB family transcription factor, which encodes MAADYREDVKLIKALADENRLAILELLLSGEKCGCVLLEALSIMQPTLSHHMKLLCDAGIVTGRKHGKWIYYSICKNGSTVLRNMISRYTLPPESACGQTFGKS
- a CDS encoding alpha/beta fold hydrolase: MEAKIFLERTGVVCLSFVLTLILCVIVVCIAVRINSSGKPVQYEDENGAEVRGSIAEKGFLPVNGKNLGYIIKSKNERNPVLLYLHGGMPDYFLTELYPTGLDDLFTVVWLEQRGSGLSYDPKHADAKISLDDLIADTKAVTDYLRERFGQDKIYLMGHSGGTYLAVKTVQTYPELYNAYIAVAQVTNQKLSELKAYEYILEQYRNTPARKKQYEKLEEHPVTLDALLPDAYLKLRDKAMHELGVGTMRDMTDIVTGIVIPSLFFSEYTVKEKVNLWKGKMHSGVGVLWTEMLSHDLMQENTDFKIPVYFLHGVYDYTCSYELAKEYFDAISAPRKGFYTFNNSAHSPIFEEPQECVQTIKALILPR